The following DNA comes from Schistocerca piceifrons isolate TAMUIC-IGC-003096 chromosome 3, iqSchPice1.1, whole genome shotgun sequence.
cgcagtagtgccgccatcagaatgctctgaccctcgactgcatctcgcagtagtgccgccatcagtATGCTCTAACCCTCGAGTACATCTTGCAGTAGTGCCGTCAGCAGAATGgtttgaccctcgactacatctcgcagtagtgctgtcatcagaatgctctgaccctcgactacatctcgcagtagtgctgtcatcagaatgctctgaccctcgactacatctcgcagtagtgccgccatcagaatgctctgaccctcgactacatctcgcagtagtgccgccatcagaatgctctgaccgtCGCCTACAtatcgcagtagtgccgccatcagaatgctctgacccttgactacatctcgcagtagtgccgccatcagaatgctctgaccctcgactacatctcgcagtagtgccgtcatcagaatgctctgaccctcgactacatctcgcagtagtgccgtcatcagaatgctctgaacCTCGACTGcttctcgcagtagtgccgtcatcagaatgctctgaccctcgactgcatctcgcagtagtgccgccatcacAATGCTCTAACCCTCGAGTACATCTTGCAGTAGTGCAGTCATCAGAATggtctgaccctcgactacatctggcagtagtgccgccatcagaatgctctgaccctcgactacatctcgcagtagtgctgtcatcagaatgctctgaccctcgactacatctcgcagtagtgccgtcatcagaatgatctgaccctcgactacatctcgcagtagtgccgtcatcagaatgctctgaccctcgactacatctcgcggtagagccgtcatcagaatgctctgaccctcgactacatctcgcagtagtgccgtcatcagaatgctctgaccatcgactacatctcgcagtagtgccgccatcagaatgctctgactttcgtctacatctcgcagtagtgccgtcatcagaatgctctgaccctcgactacatctcgcagtagtgccgccatcagaatgctctgaccctcgactacatctcgcagtagtgccgccatcagaatgctctgaccctcgactacatctcgcagtagtgcgtCATcaaaatgctctgaccctcgactacatctcgcagtagtgccgccatcagaatgctctgaccctcgactacatctcgcagtagtgccgccatcagaatgctccgaccctcgactacatctcgcagtagtgccgccatcagaatgctctgaccctcgactacatctcgcagtagtgccgtcattagaatgctctgaccctcgactacatctcgcagtagtgccgccatcagaatgctctgaccctcgactacatctcgcagtagtgccgtcattaaaatgctctgaccctcgactacatctcgcagtagtgccgccatcagaatgctttgaccctcgactacatctcgcagtagtgccgccatcagaatgctccgcccctcgactacatctcgcagtagtgccgccattagaatgctctgaccctcgactacatctcgcagtagtgccgtcgttagaatgctctgaccctcgactatatctcgcagtagtgccgccatcagaatgctctgaccctcgactacatctcgcagtagtgccgtcatcagagtgctctgaccctcgactacatctcgcagtagtgccgtcatcagaatgctctgaccctcgactacatctcgcagtagtgccgccaacagaatgctctgaccctcgactacatctcgcagtagtgccgccatcagaatgctccgaCCCACgtctacatctcgcagtagtgctgccatcagaatgctctgaccctcgactacatctcgcagtagtgccgtcatcagaatgctctgaccctcgactacatctcgcagtagtgccgccatcagaatgctctgaccctcgactacatctcgcagtagtaccgtcatcagaatgctctgaccctcgactacatctcgcagtagtgccgtcatcagaatgctctgaccttcGACTACAtttcgcagtagtgccgccatcagaatgctctgaccctcgactacatctcgcagtagtgccgtcatcagaatcctctgaccctcgactacatctcgcagtagtgccgctatcagaatgctctgacactcgactacatctcgcagtagtgccgccatcagaatgctctgaccctcgactacatctcgcggtagtgccgccatcagaatgctctgaccctcgactacatctcgcagtagttccgtcatcagaatgctctgaccctcgactacatcacgcggtagaactgccaccagaatgctctgacattcgtctacatctcgcggtagagctgccaccagaatgctctgaccctcgactacatctcgcagtagtgccgtcatcagaatgctctgaccctcgactacatctcgcggtagagccgccatcagaatgctctgaccctcgactacatctcgcagtagtgccgccaacagaatgctctgaccctcgactacatctcgcagtagtgccgtcatcagaatgctctgacccctGACTACCTCTCGCGGTAGAACtgccaccagaatgctctgaccctcgactacatctcgcggtagagccgccaTCGGAATGCTCTGTCCCTCGACTACATTTCGCGGTAGAACGGCCATCAGAATGCTTTGACCCTccactacatctcgcggtagaaccGCCACCAgattgctctgaccctcgactGCATCACGCGGTAGAACtgccaccagaatgctctgaccctcgtctacatctcgcggtagagccgccaccagaatgctctgaccctcgactacatctagcagtagtgccgtcatcagaatgctccgaccctcgactacatctcgcagcaGTGCCGTCATCAAAATGCTCTGACCCtagactacatctcgcggtagagccgccatcagaatgctctgaccttcgactacatctcgcagtagtgccgccatctgaatgctctgaccctcgactacatctcgcagtagtgccgccatcagaatgctctgaccctcgactacatctcgcagtagtgccgccattagaatgctctgaccctcgactacatctcgcagtagtgccgccatcagaatgctttgaccctcgactacatctcgcagtagtgccgccatcagaatgctccgcccctcgactacatctcgcagtagtgccgccattagaatgctctgaccctcgactacatctcgcagtagtgccgtcatcagaatgctctgacccatgactacatctcgcagtagtgccgccatcagaatgctctgatcctcgactacatctcgcagtagtgccgccatcagaatgctctgatcctcgactacatctcgcagtagtgccgccatcagaatgctctgaccttcgtctacatctcgcagtagtgccgtcatcagaatgctctgaccctcgactacatctcgcagtagtgccgtcattagaatgctctgaccctcgactacatctcgcagtagtgccgccatcagaatgctctgaccctcgactacatctcgcagtagtgccgtcatcaaaatgctctgaccctcgactacatctcgcagtagtgccgccatcagaatgctttgaccctcgactacatctcgcagtagtgccgccatcagaatgctccgcccctcgactacatctcgcagtagtgccgccattagaatgctctgaccctcgactacatctcgcagtagtgccgtcatcagaatgctctgacccatgactacatctcgcagtagtgccgccaacagaatgctctgaccctcgactacatctcgcagtagtgccgtcatcagaatgctccgACCcacgactacatctcgcagtagtgctgccatcagaatgctctgaccctcgactacatctcgcagtagtgccgtcatcagaatgctctggcCCTCGattacatctcgcagtagtgccgccatcagaatgctctgaccctcgactacatctcgcagtagtacCGTCATCagatgctctgaccctcgactacatctcgcagtagtgccgtcatcagaatgctctgaccttcGACTACATTTCGCAGTaatgccgccatcagaatgctctgaccctcgactacatctcgcagtagtgccgtcatcagaatgctatGACCCTCGAcaacatctcgcagtagtgccgctaTCAAAATGCTCTGAcactcgactacatctcgcagtagtgccgccatcagaatgctctgacccctGACTACCTCTCGCGGTAGAACtgccaccagaatgctctgaccctcgactacatctcgcggtagagccgccaTCGGAATGCTCTgtccctcgactacatctcgcggtagagccgccatcagaatgctctgaccctcgactacatctcgcagtagtgccgccaacagaatgctctgaccctcgactacatctcgcagtagtgccgtcatcagaatgctctgacccctGACTACCTCTCGCGGTAGAACtgccaccagaatgctctgaccctcgactacatctcgcggtagagccgccaTCGGAATGCTCTGTCCCTCGACTACATTTCGCGGTAGAACGGCCATCAGAATGCTTTGACCCTccactacatctcgcggtagaaccGCCACCAGATTACTCTGACCCTCGACTGCATCACGCGGTAGAACtgccaccagaatgctctgaccctcgtctacatctcgcggtagagccgccaccagaatgctctgaccctcgactacatctagcagtagtgccgtcatcagaatgctccgaccctcgactacatctcgcagcaGTGCCGTCATCAAAATGCTCTGACCCTAGACTACATCTCGAGGTagagccgccatcagaatgctctgaccttcgactacatctcgcagtagtgccgccatctcaatgctctgaccctcgactacatctcgcagtagtgccgtcatcagaatgctcagaccctcgactacatctcgcagtagtgccgccatcagaatgctctgaccctcgactacatctcgcagtagtgccgtgttcagaatgctctgaccttcgactacatctcgcagtagtgccgccatcagaatgctctgaccctcgactacatctcgcagtagtgccgccatcagaatgctctgaccctcgactacatctccctgtagtgccgtcatcagaatgctctgaccctcgacaacatctcgcagtagtgccgccatcagaaagctctgaccctcgactacatttcgcagtagtgccgtcatcagaatgctctgaccctcgactacatctcgcagtagtgctgtcatcagaatgctctgacccccgactacatctcgcagtagtgccgtcatcagaatgctctgaacctcgaatacatctcgcagtagtgccgccatcagaatgctctgaccctcgactacatctggcagtagtgccgtcatcagaatgctctgaccctcgactacatctcgcagtagtgccgtcatcagaatgctctgaccctcgactacatctcgcagttgTGCCGCCATCAGAAtactctgaccctcgactacatctcgcagtagtgccgccatcagaatgctc
Coding sequences within:
- the LOC124788402 gene encoding uncharacterized protein LOC124788402: MAALLRDAVEGQSILMTALLREAVEVQSILMTALLRDVVEGQSILMTALLRDVVEGQSILMAALLRDVVKGQSILMAALLRYVGDGQSILMAALLRDVVEGQSILMAALLRDVVEGQSILMTALLRDVVEGQSILMTALLRDVVEGQTILLTALLQDVLEG
- the LOC124788403 gene encoding uncharacterized protein LOC124788403; the encoded protein is MAALLRDVVEGQSILMAALLRDVVEGQSILMTALLRDVDESQSILMAALLRDVVDGQSILMTALLRDVVEGQSILMTALPRDVVEGQSILMTALLRDVVEGQIILMTALLRDVVEGQSILMTALLRDVVEGQSILMAALLPDVVEGQTILMTALLQDVLEG
- the LOC124788404 gene encoding uncharacterized protein LOC124788404 → MTVLLRDVVEGQSILMAALLRDVIEGQSILMTALLRDVVEGQSILMAALLRDVVVGRSILMTALLRDVVEGQSILLAALLRDVVMGQSILMTALLRDVVEGQSILMAALLRDVVEGRSILMAALLRDVVEGQSILMAALLRDVVEGQSILMTALLRDVVEGQSILMAALLRDVVEGQSILMTALLRDVVEGQSILMTALLRDVDEGQSILMAALLRDVVEDQSILMAALLRDVVEDQSILMAALLRDVVMGQSILMTALLRDVVEGQSILMAALLRDVVEGRSILMAALLRDVVEGQSILMAALLRDVVEGQSILMAALLRDVVEGQSILMAALLRDVVEGQSIQMAALLRDVVEGQSILMAALPRDVV